From the genome of Hyperolius riggenbachi isolate aHypRig1 chromosome 9, aHypRig1.pri, whole genome shotgun sequence, one region includes:
- the LOC137532091 gene encoding toll-like receptor 2, with the protein MSPRHGRWMLLIVLIGGFVALIWCQSVCDTSIDKKTVICNGKKLTRVPQNLHEDMEYLDLSYNQISAIYAQNFSRYRNLRTLVLSFNNISFMEDRTFQNNLQIRNLTLFNNSLVKIPQSSLEDLKNLQILDMSNNFYQHAFLGKAFVNLVNLKYLSIGGPLVGNILKDDFVSIQNISLFRFALKSKSSLDYYEPGAFLKLNTRELWFDIAVDKNPKLLMDMLKDLSGKSLISLRFRNLFELSYYMGAVDIFSYLPQITVRDLVFYRGKFNENLLRLVLLNVQKSEVDNLSILTIDFARSPNASSSDIAITELELENLVIKDVTNPDILRFDWTFTWFSQVTKLHIINVNFNYVPCDAWDQMKKLATLNISGNRLLASYLFNLQCPDSSLPNIEVFNASNNVMRSLKTLSSLTAQWPKLTYVDLSSNNLGSLNESCVWLPSIKVFILSDNMLKFEVFNCLPTTVEYLDMSNSQLDRLDMSYFKKATNLQKLYLRNNKIKFIPSGWHSPNLWVLGLEGNSFGVIDRGSFQHLPQLTNLTAGNNPYYCTCELHAFIRETVLEGSLVLPDWPDDYYCYQPQHLLNTRIHDYHPGRLECEIGLVVAISVSVTAFVVIVCSLLCWRFNAPWYIRATCQIIRSRYRSRNVDQIKDYAYHAFISYSYSDADWVRRVLLPHLETSNPPYRVCIHERDFQPGKWIIDNIIENIENSRKIIFVLSNNFVNSEWCNYELYFAHQRAIGHAFEDIVLVVKESVSMEDLPKRFHRLRKLLRTKTYLEWPPEENRQSFFWLQLKGILGKCNLSDRGQDNLSIVNEIALIGQPSSSEVLPTTATDGCMTRPKAQV; encoded by the coding sequence ATGTCTCCACGCCATGGGAGGTGGATGCTCCTTATCGTCTTGATTGGTGGTTTTGTTGCCTTGATTTGGTGCCAGTCGGTTTGTGACACAAGTATAGACAAGAAAACCGTCATTTGCAATGGGAAGAAGCTTACACGAGTCCCTCAAAATCTCCACGAGGATATGGAATACCTGGATCTGTCATATAACCAAATCTCGGCCATATACGCACAGAACTTCTCTCGGTATCGCAACCTACGCACATTAGTCTTGAGCTTCAACAACATTTCCTTTATGGAAGACAGAACATTCCAGAATAATTTGCAAATTAGGAACTTGACTTTGTTTAATAACTCTCTTGTAAAGATTCCTCAGTCCTCATTGGAAGACCTGAAGAACTTGCAGATCTTGGATATGTCCAATAACTTCTATCAACATGCTTTTCTTGGAAAGGCGTTCGTCAATCTGGTGAACTTGAAATATTTGTCCATTGGAGGTCCTCTTGTTGGGAATATCTTAAAAGATGACTTTGTCTCAATTCAGAACATCAGCCTTTTTAGGTTTGCTCTAAAATCCAAGTCCAGCTTGGACTACTATGAACCTGGGGCTTTCTTGAAGCTGAACACTCGTGAGTTGTGGTTTGATATAGCAGTGGACAAAAACCCAAAACTGCTGATGGACATGTTGAAGGATTTGTCGGGTAAATCTTTAATCAGCCTCCGTTTTCGAAATTTGTTTGAGCTGTCCTATTACATGGGGGCTGTTGACATTTTCTCATATCTACCACAGATTACCGTACGGGACCTTGTCTTCTACAGAGGAAAGTTTAATGAGAATCTCCTACGCCTGGTTTTGCTAAATGTCCAGAAATCTGAGGTGGATAATCTTTCTATACTTACCATAGACTTTGCCCGTTCTCCAAATGCCAGCAGTTCAGATATTGCCATTACAGAGTTAGAGTTGGAAAACTTGGTGATAAAGGATGTAACCAACCCAGATATACTTCGATTTGACTGGACATTCACCTGGTTTAGCCAGGTCACTAAACTTCACATCATTAATGTGAACTTTAACTACGTTCCCTGCGATGCTTGGGACCAGATGAAAAAATTAGCAACACTCAATATATCTGGGAACCGTCTTCTTGCCTCGTATCTATTCAACTTGCAGTGCCCAGATAGCAGTTTACCAAATATTGAGGTATTCAATGCCAGCAACAATGTCATGAGAAGTCTAAAGACACTTTCATCGTTGACAGCCCAGTGGCCAAAGCTGACCTACGTTGACCTTAGTTCCAACAATCTTGGGAGTCTCAACGAGTCGTGTGTGTGGTTACCTTCTATCAAAGTTTTTATTTTATCAGACAATATGCTTAAGTTTGAAGTGTTTAACTGCCTGCCCACCACAGTGGAATATTTGGACATGTCCAATTCCCAACTTGATAGACTAGATATGAGTTATTTTAAAAAGGCAACCAATCTGCAAAAACTGTATCTCAGAAACAATAAAATCAAGTTCATTCCATCAGGGTGGCACAGTCCTAACCTCTGGGTACTGGGGTTAGAGGGTAATTCTTTTGGGGTGATTGATAGGGGTTCTTTTCAACATTTGCCCCAGCTGACAAACCTGACTGCGGGGAACAATCCATACTATTGTACATGTGAACTTCATGCCTTCATAAGGGAGACCGTACTGGAGGGGTCATTAGTTCTTCCAGACTGGCCTGATGATTATTACTGTTATCAACCCCAGCATTTACTAAACACTAGAATTCATGATTATCACCCTGGAAGGCTGGAGTGTGAAATCGGCTTAGTAGTGGCAATTTCTGTATCTGTGACCGCATTTGTGGTCATTGTCTGCTCATTGTTGTGCTGGAGGTTCAATGCACCATGGTACATTAGAGCGACATGTCAAATAATTCGGTCTAGATATCGTTCCCGGAATGTAGACCAAATCAAAGACTACGCCTATCATGCCTTCATCTCTTACAGCTATTCGGATGCTGATTGGGTAAGGAGGGTTCTCCTCCCTCATCTAGAGACTTCCAACCCACCATACAGAGTATGTATCCATGAGAGGGACTTTCAGCCTGGAAAATGGATCATTGACAACATAATTGAGAATATTGAGAACAGCCGCAAGATCATTTTTGTTCTGTCCAACAACTTTGTCAACAGCGAGTGGTGTAACTATGAACTCTATTTTGCTCACCAAAGGGCCATTGGCCACGCATTTGAGGACATTGTTCTGGTGGTCAAGgaaagcgtcagcatggaagatcTGCCAAAAAGGTTCCACAGGCTACGGAAACTCCTTCGAACTAAAACCTACTTGGAGTGGCCTCCTGAGGAGAACAGACAGTCTTTCTTTTGGCTTCAACTCAAAGGCATCTTAGGGAAGTGCAATTTAAGTGATAGGGGACAAGATAACCTTTCTATAGTGAATGAAATAGCTTTGATAGGGCAGCCAAGCAGTTCCGAGGTACTGCCAACCACAGCCACAGATGGCTGCATGACTCGGCCCAAAGCCCAGGTTTAA